In Mycolicibacterium aubagnense, the DNA window AACGTGCGCACCGCGGTGCTGGCGTGGTTGTTCGCGCGGTCCACGGACCGCCGCTTTCTGGTGCGCGTAGAGGACTTGGACGATCGCACGTTCGCCGATGTGGCCCAGCGGCAGTTGGACGATCTGGCGTCCGTCGGACTCACGTGGGACGAGCCGCCCGAATATCAGACCGCACACGAGACCCGCTACCTCGCGGTCATCGACGCGCTGACCCAACGCGGCCTGACGTTCGAATGTTTTTGCAGCAGAAAGGACATCCTGCAGGCGCCCCGGGCACCGCACGCTCCCGAAGGCGCCTATCCCGGCACGTGTCGAAATCTCAGTGCCGACGAACGCGCCCGACGCCGCGCCGCGGGCCGACCGCCCGCCATCAGATTACGTTCGGACACCAACGAATACACCGTCACCGATCTGCTGTACGGCACGTACACCGGGGTCGTCGACGACTTCGTCCTGCGCCGCGGCGACAACGTGCCGGCCTACAACCTGGCCGTGGTGGTCGACGATGCCGCGCAGGGCGTCGACCAGGTGGTGCGTG includes these proteins:
- the gluQRS gene encoding tRNA glutamyl-Q(34) synthetase GluQRS, coding for MSHSPAGRFAPSPSADLHIGNVRTAVLAWLFARSTDRRFLVRVEDLDDRTFADVAQRQLDDLASVGLTWDEPPEYQTAHETRYLAVIDALTQRGLTFECFCSRKDILQAPRAPHAPEGAYPGTCRNLSADERARRRAAGRPPAIRLRSDTNEYTVTDLLYGTYTGVVDDFVLRRGDNVPAYNLAVVVDDAAQGVDQVVRGDDLLPSSPRQAYLAALLGYSQPIYAHVPLVLNADGKRLAKRDGAVTVSEIGPESAMAQIAESLGFTATSLDGMLAEFDPERLPRKPWVFRP